In Asanoa sp. WMMD1127, one genomic interval encodes:
- the argS gene encoding arginine--tRNA ligase, which produces MTPANLAEVVLAAARAVFTARGLDPTVLPASTAVERPRNPEHGDYASTLALQLAKKIGVAPRELAAELADELSRFTGIKSVEIAGPGFLNIRLDAAAAGQLARVVVEAGEAYGHSDRFAGERVNLEFVSANPTGPVHIGGVRWAAVGDALSRLLRATGADVTTEYYFNDAGSQINRFARSLRAAARDEPTPEDGYPGDYIREIADAVVKEHPDAPNEPEAQSLETFRVAGVNIMFDEIKSSLADFGVHFDVYLNEKQLHDAGELDLALERLRAVGHVFEADGAVWLRTTDFGDDKDRVLRKSDGDWTYFAGDCAYYLDKRERGFDRVVIMLGADHHGYVGRMRAMAACFGDDPDATLEILIGQLVNLVENGEPVRMAKRAGNVLTLEDLVDRIGVDAARYALARYSSDSPIDIDVDVWTRSTRDNPVYYVQYVAARTASVNRNAADVGLTRGDSEAFHPELLDHEKELELLKSLGDYPAVVTTAAELREPHRVARYLEDLAGDYHRFYDNCRILPRGDEEITDTHRARLWLNDATRTVIANGLGLLGVTAPERM; this is translated from the coding sequence GTGACTCCCGCCAACCTCGCCGAGGTCGTGCTCGCCGCCGCCCGTGCCGTCTTCACCGCGCGCGGCCTCGACCCGACCGTTCTCCCCGCGAGCACGGCGGTCGAGCGTCCCCGCAACCCCGAGCACGGCGACTACGCCTCCACGCTGGCACTACAGCTCGCCAAGAAGATCGGCGTGGCGCCCCGCGAGCTGGCCGCGGAGCTCGCCGACGAACTCAGCCGATTCACAGGTATCAAATCGGTAGAGATCGCGGGTCCGGGCTTCCTCAACATCCGGCTCGACGCCGCCGCGGCGGGGCAGCTCGCCCGTGTGGTGGTCGAGGCCGGTGAGGCCTACGGGCACAGTGACCGGTTCGCCGGCGAGCGGGTCAACCTCGAGTTCGTCTCGGCCAACCCGACCGGTCCCGTGCACATCGGCGGCGTCCGCTGGGCCGCCGTTGGCGACGCGCTCAGCCGCCTGCTGCGCGCCACCGGGGCCGACGTCACCACCGAGTACTACTTCAACGACGCCGGCTCGCAGATCAACCGGTTCGCCCGGTCGCTGCGCGCCGCCGCCCGCGACGAGCCGACGCCGGAGGACGGCTACCCCGGCGACTACATCCGCGAGATCGCCGACGCGGTCGTCAAGGAGCACCCCGACGCGCCGAACGAGCCCGAGGCGCAGAGCCTGGAGACCTTCCGGGTGGCCGGCGTCAACATCATGTTCGACGAGATCAAGTCGTCGCTGGCGGACTTCGGCGTGCACTTCGACGTCTACCTCAACGAGAAGCAGCTCCACGACGCGGGCGAGCTCGACCTGGCGCTGGAGCGGCTGCGGGCGGTGGGGCACGTCTTCGAGGCCGACGGCGCGGTGTGGCTGCGCACCACCGACTTCGGTGACGACAAGGACCGGGTGCTGCGCAAGTCCGACGGCGACTGGACCTATTTCGCCGGCGACTGCGCCTACTACCTCGACAAGCGCGAGCGTGGCTTCGACCGGGTGGTCATCATGCTCGGCGCCGACCACCACGGTTACGTCGGCCGCATGCGGGCGATGGCCGCGTGCTTCGGCGACGACCCCGACGCCACCCTCGAGATCCTCATCGGACAGTTGGTCAACCTCGTCGAGAACGGCGAGCCCGTACGCATGGCCAAGCGCGCCGGCAACGTCCTGACGCTGGAGGACCTCGTCGACCGGATCGGCGTCGACGCCGCCCGCTATGCGCTGGCCCGCTATTCCAGCGACTCGCCCATCGACATCGACGTCGACGTCTGGACGCGGTCCACAAGGGACAACCCCGTCTACTACGTCCAATATGTCGCCGCCCGCACCGCCAGCGTCAACCGCAACGCGGCCGACGTCGGGCTGACCCGCGGCGACAGCGAGGCGTTCCACCCCGAGCTGCTCGACCACGAGAAGGAGCTCGAGCTGCTCAAGTCGTTGGGCGACTACCCGGCCGTGGTCACCACCGCGGCCGAGCTGCGCGAACCCCACCGGGTGGCGCGCTACCTCGAGGACCTGGCCGGCGACTACCACCGGTTCTATGACAACTGCCGGATCCTGCCCCGTGGCGACGAGGAGATCACCGACACGCACCGCGCGCGGCTGTGGCTCAACGACGCCACCCGCACGGTCATCGCCAACGGGCTGGGGCTGCTCGGCGTCACCGCACCTGAACGGATGTAA
- the lysA gene encoding diaminopimelate decarboxylase, whose amino-acid sequence MRAHEAGALHGELGNRGPAWLRTPDDVNALVPQLWPRGVSRDAAGALTVAGLGIEEIRGEYGTPAYVLDEDDLRARAREFRAAFAGHDVYYAGKAFLCRAVVRAIAEEGLFLDVCTGGELATALSAGMPPERIGFHGNNKSPAELERAVDARVGRIIVDSFDEIDRLTALARDKQIRQPVLVRVTVGVEAHTHEFIATAHEDQKFGFSVGGGAAFKAVCKILDDDVLDLRGLHSHIGSQIFDASGFEVAARRVLALQAQIRDARGIELPEIDLGGGFGIAYTTQDDPAAPADLAERMIKIVDDECAARDLATPKLSVEPGRAIVGPAMFTLYEVGTVKDVDGLRTYVSVDGGMSDNIRTALYDASYSATVAGRASTADPILARVVGKHCESGDIVVKDEFLPADVQPGDLLAVPGTGAYCRSMASNYNHVPRPPVIAVRDGQARVIVRRETEADLLALDVG is encoded by the coding sequence ATGAGGGCGCACGAAGCCGGCGCGCTGCACGGCGAGCTCGGCAATCGGGGACCGGCCTGGCTGCGTACCCCTGACGATGTCAACGCGTTGGTGCCGCAGCTCTGGCCGCGTGGGGTGAGCCGCGACGCCGCCGGCGCGCTGACGGTCGCGGGGCTCGGCATCGAGGAGATCCGAGGCGAATACGGCACACCGGCGTACGTGCTGGACGAGGACGACCTCCGGGCCAGGGCGCGCGAGTTCCGGGCGGCGTTCGCCGGCCACGACGTCTACTACGCCGGCAAGGCGTTCCTGTGCCGGGCCGTGGTGCGGGCGATCGCCGAGGAGGGCCTGTTCCTCGACGTCTGCACGGGTGGCGAGCTCGCGACCGCGCTCTCGGCCGGGATGCCGCCGGAGCGGATCGGCTTCCACGGCAACAACAAGTCCCCGGCCGAGCTCGAGCGGGCGGTCGACGCGCGGGTCGGCCGGATCATCGTCGACTCGTTCGACGAGATCGACCGGCTCACCGCGCTGGCCCGCGACAAGCAGATCCGCCAACCGGTGCTCGTACGGGTGACCGTCGGCGTCGAGGCGCACACCCACGAGTTCATCGCCACCGCGCACGAGGACCAGAAGTTCGGCTTCTCGGTCGGCGGGGGAGCGGCGTTCAAAGCGGTCTGCAAGATCCTCGACGACGACGTGCTCGACCTGCGCGGCCTGCACTCCCACATCGGCTCGCAGATCTTCGACGCCAGCGGCTTCGAGGTGGCCGCGCGGCGCGTGCTGGCCCTGCAGGCCCAGATCCGCGACGCGCGCGGCATCGAGCTGCCCGAGATCGACCTCGGTGGCGGCTTCGGCATCGCGTACACCACGCAGGACGATCCGGCCGCGCCCGCCGACCTGGCCGAGCGCATGATCAAGATCGTCGACGACGAGTGTGCGGCGCGCGACCTGGCGACGCCCAAGCTGTCGGTCGAGCCCGGCCGGGCCATCGTCGGTCCCGCCATGTTCACGCTGTACGAGGTCGGCACCGTCAAGGACGTCGACGGCCTGCGCACCTACGTCAGCGTCGACGGCGGGATGAGCGACAACATCCGGACCGCGTTGTACGACGCGTCCTACTCGGCGACGGTCGCTGGCCGCGCCTCCACCGCCGACCCGATCCTTGCCCGGGTGGTGGGAAAACATTGTGAGTCCGGGGACATCGTGGTGAAGGATGAATTCCTGCCCGCTGACGTGCAGCCCGGAGATCTTCTCGCAGTGCCCGGCACCGGCGCCTACTGCCGGAGCATGGCGAGCAACTACAACCACGTGCCCCGGCCGCCGGTGATCGCGGTCCGCGACGGCCAGGCACGGGTGATCGTCCGGCGGGAGACCGAAGCCGACCTCCTGGCATTGGATGTGGGATGA
- a CDS encoding homoserine dehydrogenase: MRLALLGCGTVGSEVVRLLHEQAPDLTARVGAPLEIAGIAVRRPGRDRGDLPVDPGLFTTDALGLVKREDVDVVVEVVGGIEPARTWLVEALRAGKSVVTANKALLAEDGGTLHDAATDGGADLYYEAAVAGAIPLLRPLRESLQGDTINRVTGIVNGTTNFILSAMDTSGAGFEEALEEATALGYAEADPTADVEGFDAAAKASILASLAFHTRVGAADVYREGITAVTARDVASAKQMGCTIKLLCIATRAVDGDGKSSVSVRVHPAMIPRSHPLASVGDAFNAVFVEAEAAGQLMFYGRGAGGAPTASAVLGDIVAVARNHLAGTRAASESNYAALPIRPMGEAVTRYHVSLDVADRAGVLATVAGIFAKHDVSIATVRQSGRGDDAVLVIVTHGAPDAALAATVDELRGLDIVRAIASVLRVEGAV; this comes from the coding sequence GTGCGTCTGGCTTTGCTCGGTTGCGGCACCGTCGGCTCGGAGGTCGTACGCCTGCTGCACGAGCAGGCCCCCGACCTGACCGCGCGGGTCGGCGCGCCGCTGGAGATCGCCGGCATCGCCGTGCGCCGCCCGGGCCGTGACCGCGGCGACCTGCCCGTCGACCCGGGGCTGTTCACCACCGACGCGCTGGGCCTGGTCAAGCGCGAAGACGTCGACGTGGTGGTCGAGGTGGTCGGCGGCATCGAGCCGGCCCGCACCTGGCTGGTCGAGGCGCTGCGCGCCGGCAAGAGCGTGGTCACCGCCAACAAGGCGCTGCTGGCCGAGGACGGCGGCACGCTGCACGACGCGGCCACCGACGGCGGCGCCGACCTCTACTACGAGGCCGCGGTCGCCGGCGCGATCCCGCTGCTGCGGCCGCTGCGCGAGTCGCTGCAGGGCGACACGATCAACCGCGTCACCGGCATCGTCAACGGCACGACCAACTTCATCCTCTCGGCCATGGACACCAGTGGCGCCGGCTTCGAGGAGGCCCTGGAGGAGGCGACCGCGCTCGGCTACGCCGAGGCCGACCCGACCGCCGACGTCGAGGGCTTCGACGCCGCGGCCAAGGCCTCGATCCTGGCCTCGCTGGCCTTCCACACCCGGGTCGGCGCGGCCGACGTCTATCGGGAGGGCATCACCGCGGTGACCGCCCGCGACGTGGCCAGCGCCAAGCAGATGGGCTGCACGATCAAGCTCCTCTGCATCGCCACCCGGGCTGTCGACGGCGACGGGAAGTCGTCGGTCAGCGTCCGCGTGCACCCCGCGATGATCCCGCGCAGCCACCCGCTGGCCAGCGTCGGCGACGCGTTCAACGCGGTCTTCGTCGAGGCCGAGGCGGCCGGCCAGCTGATGTTCTACGGCCGGGGCGCGGGCGGCGCGCCGACGGCCAGCGCGGTGCTCGGCGACATCGTCGCGGTGGCCCGCAACCACCTGGCCGGCACCCGCGCGGCCAGCGAGTCGAACTACGCGGCGCTGCCGATCCGCCCGATGGGCGAGGCGGTCACCCGCTACCACGTCAGCCTCGATGTCGCCGACCGCGCCGGCGTGCTGGCCACGGTCGCCGGCATCTTCGCCAAACACGACGTCTCGATCGCGACGGTCCGCCAGTCCGGCCGCGGCGACGACGCGGTCCTGGTGATCGTCACCCACGGCGCGCCGGACGCGGCGCTGGCGGCCACGGTCGACGAGCTCCGCGGCTTGGACATCGTCCGCGCCATCGCCAGCGTCCTGCGCGTCGAGGGCGCCGTCTAA
- a CDS encoding tetratricopeptide repeat protein gives MHKDWERRVAAAWAELDDHTEDEFVRLIGALADELPSGSAVGLFERACAWDSTGHSDRAVPLYREALAVGLTGIRRRRAVIQLASSLRNVGRVEESVALLTAERDAGSDELDDAVAGFLALALVEAGREREAASLALAALAPHLPRYQRSLGNYAQTLVA, from the coding sequence ATGCACAAAGACTGGGAACGCCGCGTCGCCGCCGCCTGGGCCGAGCTGGACGACCACACCGAGGACGAGTTCGTACGCCTGATCGGCGCCCTCGCCGACGAGCTGCCGTCGGGCAGCGCGGTCGGGCTGTTCGAGCGGGCCTGCGCCTGGGACTCGACCGGGCACTCCGACCGGGCGGTGCCGCTCTACCGGGAGGCGCTCGCGGTCGGCCTGACCGGGATCCGGCGCCGGCGCGCGGTGATCCAGCTCGCCAGCTCGCTGCGCAACGTCGGGCGGGTCGAGGAGAGCGTCGCGCTGCTCACCGCCGAACGCGACGCCGGCAGCGACGAGCTCGACGACGCGGTCGCCGGGTTCCTGGCCCTCGCGCTGGTCGAGGCAGGCCGGGAGCGGGAGGCCGCCTCCCTCGCCCTCGCCGCGCTGGCTCCGCACCTGCCGCGGTATCAGCGGTCGCTGGGCAACTACGCCCAAACCCTGGTCGCTTAG
- a CDS encoding DUF5937 family protein — translation MAATLRFSAADLLRCRFAISPAFETLSAIRLTLPAESPGQHQPWLAGLTDRLDLRPITLLQPRRGYTPDFLSPPPTGPHATFDDDLARIAATPPDRVAAEIARSLADTPGAADSATGRLLRGDPAEVLATLTDLIRAAWHELVEPVWPRVRALLDADVGFQTRRLAEGGLDRLFAELHPSLRWHDHTLIRAHGDDDHRDLAGAGLVLMPSAFKWDQVVVVLDEPWQPTVIYPARGTGGLWQPAPGPADAALGRLIGRTRAALLIGLTEPATTTTLAHRHALAPATVSEHLTVLRDAGFVVGERHRHEIRYRRTDLGAAVVNGTGARR, via the coding sequence ATGGCGGCCACCCTGCGGTTCAGCGCCGCCGACCTGCTGCGGTGCCGCTTCGCGATCTCGCCCGCGTTCGAGACCCTGTCGGCGATCCGCCTGACGCTGCCGGCCGAGTCCCCCGGCCAGCACCAGCCGTGGCTGGCCGGCCTCACCGACAGGCTCGACCTGCGGCCGATCACGCTGCTGCAGCCCCGGCGCGGCTACACGCCGGACTTCCTGTCGCCGCCGCCGACCGGCCCGCACGCCACCTTCGACGACGACCTGGCCCGGATCGCCGCCACCCCGCCCGACCGGGTGGCGGCGGAGATCGCCCGATCGCTGGCCGACACGCCCGGCGCGGCGGACTCCGCGACGGGCCGTCTCCTGCGCGGCGACCCGGCCGAGGTCCTGGCCACGCTGACCGATTTGATCCGCGCCGCCTGGCACGAACTGGTCGAGCCCGTGTGGCCGCGGGTCCGGGCGCTGCTCGACGCCGACGTGGGCTTCCAGACTCGGCGGCTCGCCGAGGGCGGGCTGGACCGGCTGTTCGCGGAACTGCATCCGAGCCTGCGCTGGCACGACCACACGCTGATCAGGGCGCACGGCGACGACGACCACCGCGACCTCGCCGGCGCCGGGCTCGTGCTGATGCCCAGCGCGTTCAAGTGGGACCAGGTGGTCGTCGTGCTCGACGAGCCGTGGCAGCCGACCGTGATCTATCCGGCCCGCGGCACCGGCGGCCTGTGGCAGCCGGCGCCCGGCCCGGCCGACGCCGCCCTGGGCCGCCTGATCGGGCGTACCCGGGCGGCGTTGTTGATCGGCCTGACCGAGCCCGCCACCACGACCACGCTCGCCCACCGGCACGCCCTGGCCCCGGCCACGGTCTCGGAACACCTCACGGTCCTGCGCGACGCGGGTTTCGTGGTGGGCGAACGTCACCGCCACGAGATCCGCTACCGCCGCACAGACCTGGGCGCCGCCGTCGTCAACGGGACCGGCGCACGAAGGTGA
- the thrC gene encoding threonine synthase: MWRGLIDAYRDRLPVTDATPVVTLYEGNTPLLPAPVLSARIGAEVFLKVEGANPTGSFKDRGMTVAVSKAVEAGNKAIICASTGNTSASAAAYAARAGITCAVLVPQGKIALGKLAQALVHGAKLLQVAGNFDDCLGLASKLAVEYPVALVNSVNVDRLQGQKTAAFEVVEGLGDAPDIHCLPVGNAGNIAAYWLGYQEDKDAGRATRTPKMFGFQASGAAPIVTGSVVREPSTIATAIRIGNPASWTKAVDARDESGGLIHAVTDREILAAYRMLAREVGVFVELGSAASVAGLLQSADAGLIPRGSTVVCTVTGHGLKDPEWAISTAPSPTTIRNDVLVAARALDLG, encoded by the coding sequence ATGTGGCGGGGACTGATCGACGCCTACCGGGACCGGTTGCCGGTCACCGACGCGACCCCGGTGGTCACCCTCTATGAGGGCAACACGCCGCTGCTGCCCGCGCCGGTGCTCTCCGCGCGGATCGGGGCCGAGGTCTTCCTCAAGGTCGAGGGGGCCAACCCGACCGGCTCCTTCAAGGACCGCGGCATGACGGTCGCGGTGTCCAAGGCGGTCGAGGCCGGCAACAAGGCGATCATCTGCGCCTCGACGGGCAACACCAGCGCTTCCGCGGCCGCGTATGCCGCCCGGGCCGGGATCACCTGTGCCGTGCTCGTGCCGCAGGGCAAGATCGCGCTGGGCAAGTTGGCGCAGGCGCTGGTGCACGGGGCCAAGCTGCTCCAGGTCGCCGGCAACTTCGACGACTGCCTCGGGCTCGCCTCGAAGCTGGCGGTCGAATACCCGGTCGCGCTGGTCAACTCGGTCAACGTCGACCGGCTGCAGGGGCAGAAGACGGCCGCGTTCGAGGTGGTCGAGGGTCTCGGCGACGCGCCCGACATCCACTGCCTGCCCGTCGGCAACGCCGGCAACATCGCCGCCTACTGGCTCGGTTACCAGGAGGACAAGGACGCCGGGCGGGCGACGCGTACGCCGAAGATGTTCGGTTTCCAGGCCTCCGGCGCCGCGCCGATCGTGACCGGCAGCGTGGTCCGCGAGCCGTCGACGATCGCCACCGCGATCCGGATCGGCAACCCGGCGAGCTGGACCAAGGCGGTCGACGCCCGCGACGAGTCGGGGGGCCTGATCCACGCCGTCACCGACCGGGAGATCCTGGCCGCCTACCGGATGCTGGCCCGCGAGGTCGGCGTCTTCGTCGAGCTCGGCAGCGCCGCCAGCGTGGCCGGCCTGCTGCAGAGCGCCGACGCCGGCCTGATCCCGCGCGGCTCCACCGTCGTCTGCACCGTGACGGGCCACGGCCTCAAGGACCCGGAGTGGGCGATCTCGACGGCGCCGTCGCCGACGACGATCCGCAACGACGTCCTCGTCGCCGCCCGCGCCCTCGACCTCGGCTGA
- a CDS encoding efflux RND transporter permease subunit, whose translation MSLLARLSLANRGLVALIAVVATLFGVFTLPQLKQQLLPSLEFPGAFVIAAYPGASPEVVEQQVTEPLENSIQGIDGLKKVTSSSREGSTTVQVEYEFGTDLDNAVNQMQTAINRIRPQLPDDVDPTVFAGSTDDLPVLVLAATIRDDERALADRLRTQVVPELEGVDGVRTVNVSGAREQIVKITPNPAKLAAAKVGPTAIPTALQVNGVTVPGGTISDADQTYAVQTGGQIDSLDDLKGIYLQAAPGSPPAKLGDVADVVEDLAPATSFTRTNGTASLGIEIFGTPDSNAVEISHEVRDQLVDLGNATNTEISVVFDQAPFVEKSIDSLTTEGLLGLLMAVIVILVFLLSVRSTLVTAVSIPLSVLVALIVLYLGDYSLNLLTLGALTIAVGRVVDDSIVVLENIKRHLGYGESKRTAILTGVREVAGAVTASTLTTVAVFAPIALVGGFVGQLFAPFAITVTVALLASLLVSLTVIPVLAYWFLKPAGAGADEERVRVEAEAKERDNPLQKAYLPVIRFATVRRWTTVAIGLLVLIGTFALGTRLETNFLDDSGGNTLSMQQELPIGSGLAQTDAAAKQVEGIVGRIDGVESYQVTAGGSGLPWEGAAGGRTATYSLTLREGVESEDVEATLRDEVAKLSDAGEFTFGNGGAAEANQLAVVVRAADQGTLATAAEQVRAALAETPGVVDVQSGLADSSTRYDITLNRAVATSYGLTDASVGQLVAAAMRGAPAGQISVDGQRVDVVVQAGVAPTTVDELRALPVGPVRWNGRPVTLGMVATVEPVQGPVAIDRIDGDRSVTVTGTATGSNLGKTTADLTKRLDGLTLQGGASWEIGGVSADQADAFRQLILAMLVAIAIVFVIMVATFRSLVQPLILLVSVPFAATGAIGLLLLTGTPLGVPALIGMLMLVGIVVTNAIVLMDLINQYREQGMSVRDAVVEGGRRRLRPILMTAVATIFALLPMALGLTGEGGFISQPLAVVVIGGLISSTLLTLVLVPTLYTMVEGTKERRRLRKAGAAASPDPATNGHAPKTFDDVAPNQVATPAGSPLQRTSDAEPSRPSPALFEGTDQFEVLRLPRNRPRPPSED comes from the coding sequence ATGTCGCTACTCGCCCGGCTCAGTCTTGCCAACCGGGGCCTCGTCGCGCTGATCGCGGTGGTCGCCACCCTGTTCGGCGTTTTCACCCTGCCCCAGCTCAAGCAGCAGCTCCTGCCCTCGCTGGAGTTTCCGGGCGCGTTCGTCATCGCCGCCTACCCGGGCGCCTCGCCCGAGGTGGTCGAGCAGCAGGTCACCGAGCCGCTGGAGAACAGCATCCAGGGCATCGACGGCCTGAAGAAGGTCACGTCGAGCAGCCGTGAAGGCTCCACGACCGTCCAGGTCGAGTACGAGTTCGGCACCGACCTCGACAACGCCGTCAACCAGATGCAGACGGCGATCAACCGGATCCGCCCGCAGCTGCCCGACGACGTCGACCCGACGGTCTTCGCCGGCAGCACCGACGACCTGCCGGTGCTGGTGCTGGCCGCGACGATCCGCGACGACGAGCGGGCGTTGGCGGATCGGCTGCGCACCCAGGTCGTACCCGAGCTCGAAGGGGTCGACGGCGTCCGCACCGTCAACGTCTCCGGCGCCCGTGAGCAGATCGTGAAGATCACGCCGAACCCGGCCAAGCTCGCCGCGGCCAAGGTCGGCCCGACCGCGATCCCGACCGCGCTCCAGGTCAACGGCGTCACGGTGCCGGGCGGCACGATCAGCGACGCCGACCAGACGTACGCCGTGCAGACCGGCGGCCAGATCGACTCGCTCGACGACCTCAAGGGCATCTATCTCCAGGCCGCGCCCGGCAGCCCGCCGGCGAAGCTGGGCGACGTCGCCGACGTGGTCGAGGACCTCGCCCCCGCGACGTCGTTCACCCGCACCAACGGCACGGCCAGCCTGGGCATCGAGATCTTCGGCACGCCCGACAGCAACGCCGTCGAGATCTCCCACGAGGTACGCGACCAGCTGGTCGACCTCGGCAACGCGACCAACACCGAGATCTCCGTGGTGTTCGACCAGGCGCCGTTCGTCGAGAAGTCGATCGACAGCCTGACCACCGAAGGCCTGCTCGGCCTGCTGATGGCCGTGATCGTCATCCTGGTCTTCCTGCTCTCGGTGCGCTCCACGCTGGTCACCGCGGTCTCGATCCCGCTGTCCGTGCTGGTCGCGCTGATCGTGCTGTACCTCGGCGACTACTCGCTCAACCTGCTCACGCTCGGCGCGCTGACCATCGCCGTCGGCCGGGTCGTCGACGACTCGATCGTCGTGCTGGAAAACATCAAACGACATCTCGGGTACGGCGAGAGCAAGCGCACCGCGATCCTCACCGGCGTACGCGAGGTCGCCGGCGCCGTGACCGCGTCGACGCTGACCACCGTGGCCGTCTTCGCGCCGATCGCGCTGGTCGGCGGCTTCGTCGGGCAGCTGTTCGCCCCGTTCGCGATCACCGTGACGGTGGCCCTGCTGGCCTCGCTGCTCGTCTCGCTCACCGTGATCCCGGTGCTGGCCTACTGGTTCCTCAAGCCGGCCGGCGCCGGCGCCGACGAGGAGCGCGTGCGGGTGGAGGCCGAGGCCAAGGAGCGCGACAACCCGCTGCAGAAGGCCTACCTGCCGGTGATCCGGTTCGCCACCGTGCGGCGCTGGACCACGGTCGCCATCGGCCTGCTGGTGCTGATCGGCACGTTCGCGCTGGGCACCAGGCTGGAGACCAACTTCCTCGACGACAGCGGCGGCAACACCCTGTCGATGCAGCAGGAGCTGCCGATCGGCAGCGGCCTGGCGCAGACCGACGCGGCCGCCAAGCAGGTCGAGGGGATCGTGGGCCGCATCGACGGCGTGGAGTCCTACCAGGTCACGGCCGGCGGTTCCGGGCTGCCGTGGGAGGGCGCGGCCGGCGGCCGGACGGCCACCTACTCGCTGACGCTGCGCGAGGGGGTCGAGTCCGAGGACGTCGAGGCGACGCTGCGCGACGAGGTCGCCAAGCTGAGCGACGCCGGCGAGTTCACCTTCGGCAACGGCGGGGCGGCCGAGGCAAACCAGCTCGCTGTCGTGGTCCGGGCCGCCGACCAGGGCACCCTGGCGACCGCGGCCGAGCAGGTGCGGGCCGCGCTGGCCGAGACGCCGGGCGTGGTCGACGTGCAGAGCGGGCTGGCCGACAGCTCGACCCGCTACGACATCACGCTCAACCGGGCGGTGGCCACCTCGTACGGCCTGACCGACGCGTCGGTGGGTCAGCTCGTCGCGGCCGCGATGCGCGGCGCGCCGGCCGGCCAGATCAGCGTCGACGGTCAGCGGGTCGACGTGGTCGTGCAGGCCGGGGTCGCGCCGACCACGGTCGACGAGCTGCGCGCCCTGCCGGTGGGTCCGGTCCGCTGGAACGGCCGCCCGGTGACGCTCGGGATGGTGGCCACGGTGGAGCCCGTCCAGGGCCCGGTGGCGATCGACCGGATCGACGGCGACCGCAGCGTGACCGTCACCGGCACCGCGACCGGCTCCAACCTCGGCAAGACCACCGCCGACCTGACCAAGCGGCTCGACGGGCTGACCCTGCAGGGCGGCGCGAGCTGGGAGATCGGTGGCGTCAGCGCCGACCAGGCCGACGCGTTCCGCCAGCTGATCCTCGCGATGCTGGTCGCGATCGCGATCGTCTTCGTGATCATGGTGGCCACGTTCCGCAGCCTCGTGCAGCCACTGATCCTGCTGGTCTCCGTGCCGTTCGCGGCCACCGGCGCGATCGGGCTGCTGCTGCTGACCGGCACCCCGCTGGGCGTACCGGCGCTGATCGGCATGTTGATGCTCGTCGGCATCGTCGTCACCAACGCGATCGTGCTGATGGACCTGATCAACCAGTACCGCGAGCAGGGCATGAGCGTGCGCGACGCGGTGGTCGAGGGCGGCCGGCGCCGGCTGCGGCCGATCCTGATGACCGCCGTGGCGACGATCTTCGCGCTGCTGCCGATGGCGCTCGGCCTGACCGGCGAGGGCGGCTTCATCTCGCAGCCGCTCGCGGTGGTGGTGATCGGCGGCCTGATCAGCTCGACGCTGCTGACGCTGGTGCTCGTGCCGACGCTCTACACGATGGTCGAGGGCACCAAGGAGCGCCGTCGGCTGCGCAAGGCGGGAGCGGCCGCGAGCCCGGACCCGGCGACCAACGGGCACGCGCCGAAGACCTTCGACGACGTGGCGCCCAACCAGGTCGCCACGCCGGCCGGGTCGCCGCTGCAGCGCACCTCCGACGCGGAGCCCAGCCGGCCGTCGCCGGCGCTGTTCGAGGGCACCGACCAGTTCGAGGTGCTGCGCCTGCCGCGTAACCGGCCCCGGCCGCCGAGCGAGGACTGA